A stretch of the Candidatus Methylomirabilota bacterium genome encodes the following:
- a CDS encoding ABC transporter permease: MSTRASVIASPVPATTRDPSGWRLALRSALRNRLVVFGALLVLLLVLLAVFADVLAPYDPTEMKVVDALKRPSLTHPFGTDRFGRDVLSRTIHGTRIALGVALSSIAIAFAAGTVLGMAGGYFGGWPDLLIGRVMDVLFSFPTLILAIGIAAMLGPGLNNAALAIAVVYAPLFSRVARGPVIVEREKDHVVAARGLGAGGVRVAVRHILPNVLAPLIVQASVSLAVAILTEASLSYLGLGTQPPDPSWGTMLNEGRTYLETAPWMSVFPGLAIMVAVLGFNLLGDGLRDVLDPQLRGRSGN; the protein is encoded by the coding sequence ATGTCGACCCGCGCATCCGTTATCGCTAGCCCGGTCCCGGCCACGACCCGCGATCCGAGCGGATGGCGGCTCGCCCTCCGCTCGGCGCTGCGGAACCGGCTCGTCGTCTTCGGGGCCTTGCTGGTCCTGCTGCTCGTCCTGCTGGCGGTGTTCGCCGACGTGCTCGCTCCCTACGACCCGACCGAGATGAAGGTGGTGGACGCGCTCAAGCGACCCTCGCTCACCCACCCGTTCGGCACCGACCGGTTCGGCCGCGACGTGTTGAGCCGGACGATCCACGGGACCCGCATCGCCCTGGGCGTGGCGCTCTCCAGCATCGCCATCGCGTTCGCGGCGGGCACCGTCCTCGGGATGGCCGGCGGGTACTTTGGCGGCTGGCCGGACCTCCTGATCGGCCGGGTGATGGACGTGCTCTTCAGCTTTCCGACCCTCATCCTGGCCATCGGGATCGCGGCGATGCTCGGGCCCGGGCTGAACAACGCGGCGCTGGCGATCGCCGTGGTCTACGCTCCGCTCTTCAGCCGCGTGGCCCGCGGCCCGGTCATCGTCGAGCGCGAGAAGGACCACGTGGTGGCCGCCCGTGGGCTCGGGGCTGGCGGCGTCCGGGTGGCCGTCCGGCACATCCTGCCGAACGTCCTGGCCCCGCTCATCGTGCAGGCGTCCGTCAGCCTGGCCGTGGCCATCCTCACCGAGGCCTCGCTGAGCTACCTGGGCCTCGGCACCCAGCCTCCGGATCCGTCCTGGGGAACGATGCTGAACGAGGGCCGGACCTATCTCGAGACGGCTCCCTGGATGAGCGTCTTTCCCGGGCTGGCGATCATGGTGGCGGTGCTCGGCTTCAACCTGCTCGGGGACGGCTTGCGGGACGTGCTCGACCCGCAGCTTCGCGGCCGCTCCGGCAACTAG